One window of Anaeromyxobacter diazotrophicus genomic DNA carries:
- a CDS encoding ATP-binding protein has translation MTPSEGPARGAPKPILLFLRMCPVWVFVDEVRHFVESFCACAGVSPERESQLALATHELMQNAITHSTSACIELRLAIDAGRDAVEVSLTNDCSPGAPEALRSRLAALQAEPPLASYLHTMAADPRARGGLGLARVRYEAQLELDVTTEAGRLTVKAFGQLNPPPLAAATGASHG, from the coding sequence ATGACACCGTCTGAGGGGCCCGCCCGCGGCGCGCCCAAGCCGATCCTGCTCTTCCTCCGGATGTGCCCGGTGTGGGTCTTCGTGGACGAGGTGCGCCACTTCGTCGAGTCGTTCTGCGCCTGCGCCGGGGTGAGCCCCGAGCGCGAGTCACAGCTCGCCCTGGCGACGCACGAGCTGATGCAGAACGCGATCACGCACTCGACCTCCGCCTGCATCGAGCTGCGGCTCGCCATCGACGCCGGGCGGGACGCGGTGGAGGTGAGCCTCACCAACGACTGCAGCCCGGGCGCCCCCGAGGCGCTCCGGTCGCGGCTGGCGGCGCTGCAGGCCGAGCCGCCGCTCGCGAGCTACCTGCACACGATGGCGGCCGACCCCCGCGCGCGGGGCGGGCTGGGGCTGGCCCGCGTCCGGTACGAGGCGCAGCTCGAGCTCGACGTAACGACGGAGGCCGGCCGCCTGACGGTCAAGGCCTTCGGACAACTGAATCCGCCGCCGCTGGCGGCTGCCACAGGAGCATCCCATGGGTGA
- a CDS encoding NAD(P)/FAD-dependent oxidoreductase translates to MSKHALVAGGGFAGLEAAIQLRRAGLDVTLVSNRPALCIYPISIWVATGERQLDDVCLDLADAARRHGFRFVVGEVEALSGARRSATVNGLELQADHLVVAVGGEKLRPRGVEHTFSLGGDPAGAQRLAAALSALMAKGRGRVAMGFGGNPKDPSAARGGPAFELMFNVDALLRRRGLRDRFELTFFAPMASPGERMGQKAVAAIQRMFGRVGVAMRFGKKIAGFEPGAVLFEDGARLASDLVVFLPAGEGAPVVKASDLPRSEAGFVETDPGCAVPGFPGVWAIGDAAALQGPEWRAKQGHLAEVMARVAARNIAAAEEGRAERESYLPHVGITCLLDMGHGAAYVHRDGRGERMIPLPVVGHWLKKGWGGYYKLSKKKLVPRLPGL, encoded by the coding sequence ATGTCCAAGCACGCACTGGTGGCCGGCGGCGGCTTCGCCGGGCTCGAGGCCGCCATCCAGCTCCGGCGGGCCGGGCTGGACGTCACCCTGGTCTCGAATCGCCCAGCGCTCTGCATCTACCCCATCTCGATCTGGGTCGCGACCGGCGAGCGGCAGCTCGACGACGTCTGCCTCGACCTGGCGGACGCTGCCCGCCGGCACGGGTTCCGCTTCGTGGTCGGTGAGGTCGAGGCGCTCTCCGGCGCGCGCCGCTCGGCCACCGTGAACGGCCTGGAGCTCCAGGCCGATCACCTCGTGGTCGCCGTGGGCGGCGAGAAGCTGCGGCCGAGGGGCGTCGAGCACACCTTCTCGCTCGGCGGAGATCCGGCCGGCGCGCAGCGGCTCGCGGCGGCGCTCTCCGCCCTCATGGCGAAGGGGCGCGGGCGCGTCGCGATGGGGTTCGGGGGAAACCCCAAGGACCCCTCGGCCGCGCGCGGCGGCCCCGCCTTCGAGCTCATGTTCAACGTGGACGCGCTGCTCCGGCGGCGCGGGCTGCGCGACCGCTTCGAGCTGACGTTCTTCGCGCCCATGGCGAGCCCGGGCGAGCGCATGGGCCAGAAGGCCGTCGCGGCCATCCAGAGGATGTTCGGCCGCGTGGGCGTGGCGATGCGCTTCGGGAAGAAGATCGCCGGCTTCGAGCCGGGCGCGGTGCTGTTCGAGGACGGGGCTCGGCTCGCCTCGGACCTCGTGGTGTTCCTGCCCGCGGGCGAGGGCGCCCCGGTGGTGAAGGCCTCCGACCTGCCGAGGAGCGAGGCGGGCTTCGTCGAGACCGACCCGGGCTGCGCGGTGCCGGGCTTCCCGGGCGTGTGGGCGATCGGCGACGCCGCCGCGCTGCAGGGGCCGGAGTGGCGCGCGAAGCAGGGGCATCTGGCGGAGGTGATGGCGCGCGTGGCCGCCCGGAACATCGCGGCCGCCGAGGAGGGCCGCGCGGAGCGGGAGAGCTACCTGCCCCACGTCGGCATCACCTGCCTGCTCGACATGGGCCACGGCGCCGCGTACGTGCACCGCGACGGCCGGGGCGAGCGGATGATCCCGCTGCCGGTGGTGGGCCACTGGCTCAAGAAGGGCTGGGGCGGCTACTACAAGCTCTCGAAGAAGAAGCTCGTGCCGCGGCTGCCGGGGCTGTGA
- a CDS encoding translation initiation factor 2, protein MKTLTELSGTLIRTAAAAIAEARRSLPAEEKPSEAPAAAPAQPAEGAAPEAGGEAAAQAAPEPAATPAAAAPEAKPQGKPEPAPESDAVKAALDEAVAKATGCSGDRLTMLRAAVEAVGRRTEDVRLVRVFGKEEPLSGAKAIGEHQYLVDFHPQHMRQVGGSPKDERGRGGKRGGGRGGGGDRGGGKGAGAATGGFSMDSLRDDRKNERGGGRGRPGAGRRPGGGAGKPPGGGPKR, encoded by the coding sequence GTGAAAACTCTGACCGAGCTCAGCGGGACCCTGATTCGCACGGCTGCGGCCGCCATCGCGGAGGCGAGGCGCTCGCTCCCGGCCGAGGAGAAGCCCTCCGAGGCCCCCGCGGCCGCGCCCGCGCAGCCGGCGGAGGGCGCCGCGCCCGAGGCGGGCGGCGAGGCCGCCGCCCAGGCCGCGCCGGAGCCGGCCGCCACCCCCGCCGCCGCGGCGCCCGAGGCGAAGCCGCAGGGCAAGCCCGAGCCGGCGCCGGAGAGCGACGCGGTGAAGGCGGCGCTCGACGAGGCGGTCGCCAAGGCCACCGGCTGCTCCGGCGATCGGCTGACGATGCTGCGCGCCGCGGTCGAGGCCGTCGGCCGGCGCACCGAGGACGTGCGCCTGGTCCGGGTCTTCGGCAAGGAGGAGCCGCTCAGCGGGGCGAAGGCGATCGGGGAGCACCAGTACCTGGTCGACTTCCACCCGCAGCACATGCGGCAGGTCGGCGGGTCTCCCAAGGACGAGCGCGGGCGCGGCGGGAAGCGCGGCGGCGGGCGCGGCGGCGGTGGCGACCGCGGCGGCGGCAAGGGCGCGGGCGCCGCGACCGGTGGCTTCTCCATGGACTCGCTGCGCGACGACCGCAAGAACGAGCGCGGGGGCGGGCGCGGCCGCCCCGGCGCCGGGCGGCGGCCGGGCGGCGGCGCGGGCAAGCCGCCGGGCGGCGGCCCCAAGCGCTAG
- a CDS encoding hydrogenase small subunit, with translation MFTRRDFLKWSTSSAAALGLSQTGLFRLQQALAAESSPPLIWLHGASCSGCSIAALNAVSPTTVGDVLLNKVSAKYDALLMAAGADQAIRAMDQAAAAGQFILVVEGGVPVAAGGRYCTIGDRGGRPITLLDAVNDLAPRASRVLAVGTCAAYKGVAGTGANPTGVTPLSTVLQGKTAKPVINVPGCPAPPDQLFKIIVGLLAGGEYALDLDGRPGTCFPHTVHFTCPRKHLPKAKAFGEPGCLLNLGCQGKVTMAMCPKHKWNNGKNWCAQAGHPCIGCAAPEFPASPLTPAGTFI, from the coding sequence ATGTTCACGAGACGTGACTTCCTGAAGTGGAGCACCAGCTCGGCGGCGGCGCTCGGGCTGTCGCAGACGGGGCTCTTCCGCCTGCAGCAGGCGCTCGCGGCGGAGAGCTCGCCGCCCCTCATCTGGCTGCACGGCGCCAGCTGCTCGGGGTGCTCCATCGCCGCGCTCAACGCGGTGTCGCCGACCACGGTCGGCGACGTGCTCCTCAACAAGGTCTCGGCCAAGTACGACGCGCTGCTCATGGCGGCGGGCGCGGATCAGGCCATCCGCGCCATGGACCAGGCCGCGGCCGCGGGCCAGTTCATCCTGGTGGTGGAGGGCGGGGTCCCGGTCGCGGCGGGCGGCCGGTACTGCACCATCGGCGATCGCGGCGGCCGGCCCATCACGCTCCTCGACGCGGTCAACGACCTCGCGCCGCGCGCCTCGCGCGTGCTCGCGGTCGGCACCTGCGCCGCCTACAAGGGCGTGGCCGGCACCGGCGCCAACCCCACCGGCGTGACCCCGCTCTCGACCGTGCTGCAGGGCAAGACGGCGAAGCCGGTCATCAACGTGCCGGGCTGCCCGGCGCCGCCCGACCAGCTCTTCAAGATCATCGTGGGCCTGCTGGCCGGCGGCGAGTACGCGCTCGACCTGGACGGCCGTCCGGGCACCTGCTTCCCGCACACCGTCCACTTCACCTGCCCCCGCAAGCACCTGCCCAAGGCGAAGGCCTTCGGCGAGCCGGGCTGCCTCCTCAACCTGGGCTGCCAGGGCAAGGTGACGATGGCGATGTGCCCCAAGCACAAGTGGAACAACGGCAAGAACTGGTGCGCGCAGGCGGGCCACCCCTGCATCGGCTGCGCGGCGCCCGAGTTCCCCGCGTCGCCCCTGACGCCGGCCGGCACCTTCATCTGA
- a CDS encoding nickel-dependent hydrogenase large subunit, protein MEKRITVSPVTRIEGHLGLELEISERGTVLAAYASGTLFRGFESIMRGRDPRDAIHLTQRICGVCPVPHARTAVEVLEAAFGVQVSRNATLLRNLVQGAGSVSDHILHFYHLALLDYVHGPAMPPYTPAISADQRFSEAEAAVFADHYLQALEMRRRAQEMGALFAGKLPHVMTFAPGGVTQQPTAASVADFRSGLDQLIPFIENVYIPDVMKVAERYPDYLEIGAGPGNLLSFGAYPDGAGGQLFEAGKFLEHGHPRGEHSWNWAERPGDEHARRHVFPLTAGDVASIDESVKHAFYGGPRRHGGDPATPNPDKPGAYSWVKAPRLGDEVFQVGALARMIVSGNYRGGLSVMDRLLANAFETAKVAGAMRTWLDGLALDGSGYQPVTTMPKAGQAVALTEAPRGALAHWLEYADGKVTGYRIITPTSWNASPRDDRERPGPIEQALIGVRVADRSQPVEVYRVIHSFDPCMGCAVHTTIV, encoded by the coding sequence ATGGAGAAGCGAATCACGGTCTCACCGGTGACGCGCATCGAGGGGCACCTCGGCCTCGAGCTCGAGATCAGCGAGCGGGGCACCGTCCTCGCCGCCTACGCCTCCGGGACGCTGTTCCGCGGGTTCGAGAGCATCATGCGCGGCCGGGATCCCCGGGACGCCATCCACCTCACCCAGCGCATCTGCGGGGTGTGCCCGGTCCCGCACGCGCGCACCGCGGTCGAGGTGCTGGAGGCGGCGTTCGGCGTCCAGGTCTCCCGGAACGCCACCCTGCTCCGGAACCTGGTCCAGGGCGCGGGCTCCGTCTCGGATCACATCCTCCACTTCTACCACCTGGCCCTGCTCGACTACGTCCACGGGCCGGCCATGCCGCCGTACACCCCGGCCATCTCGGCCGACCAGCGGTTCTCCGAGGCGGAGGCGGCGGTGTTCGCCGACCACTACCTGCAGGCGCTCGAGATGCGGCGGCGCGCGCAGGAGATGGGCGCGCTCTTCGCCGGGAAGCTCCCGCACGTCATGACCTTCGCGCCGGGGGGCGTCACCCAGCAGCCGACCGCCGCCAGCGTCGCCGACTTCCGGAGCGGCCTCGACCAGCTGATCCCGTTCATCGAGAACGTGTACATCCCCGACGTCATGAAGGTGGCCGAGCGGTACCCCGACTACCTCGAGATCGGGGCCGGGCCCGGCAACCTGCTCTCCTTCGGCGCCTATCCGGACGGCGCCGGCGGCCAGCTCTTCGAGGCGGGGAAGTTCCTGGAGCACGGGCACCCCCGCGGCGAGCACAGCTGGAACTGGGCGGAGCGGCCGGGCGACGAGCACGCGCGCCGCCACGTCTTCCCCCTCACGGCCGGCGACGTCGCCTCCATCGACGAGTCGGTGAAGCACGCCTTCTACGGCGGCCCGCGCCGTCACGGCGGCGACCCCGCCACGCCCAACCCGGACAAGCCCGGCGCCTACTCCTGGGTGAAGGCCCCGCGCCTCGGCGACGAGGTGTTCCAGGTGGGCGCGCTGGCGCGCATGATCGTCAGCGGCAACTACCGCGGCGGGCTCTCGGTCATGGACCGGCTCCTCGCCAACGCCTTCGAGACCGCCAAGGTGGCCGGCGCCATGCGGACCTGGCTCGACGGGCTCGCGCTGGACGGGAGCGGCTACCAGCCGGTCACGACCATGCCCAAGGCCGGCCAGGCGGTCGCCCTGACCGAGGCGCCGCGCGGCGCGCTGGCGCACTGGCTCGAGTACGCGGACGGCAAGGTGACCGGCTACCGGATCATCACGCCGACGTCCTGGAACGCCTCGCCGCGCGACGACCGCGAACGGCCCGGCCCCATCGAGCAGGCGCTGATCGGCGTGCGCGTCGCGGATCGCAGCCAGCCGGTGGAGGTCTACCGGGTGATCCACTCGTTCGACCCGTGCATGGGCTGCGCCGTGCACACCACCATCGTCTGA
- a CDS encoding C-GCAxxG-C-C family protein: MSKQANGVVSRRAFLTGAGGAAAAAAGLVALGLPAAAEAQAAPSVPWPLPVLNPDVARDAGYFGYWTNDPWKNTNYGCAYGVASALLASIRSALGPGSPWDGLPLEMFKWGKTGCVESGTLCGALAGALPIFSLAAPASVVEMGGDLLRWYQETPLPSMEMDWLDPKRRYPQQAQSVSGSPLCHISVSSWCKVSGKLSGSTDRKARCGKITGDVAKMAAIILNRFGSSSKYVPIYAAQPDLYAECVHCHIDAPPPPTPDGVRLNNSLGISNCKTCHPDAAPVMSKK, translated from the coding sequence ATGTCGAAGCAGGCGAACGGAGTGGTCTCGAGGCGCGCCTTCCTCACCGGCGCGGGCGGCGCCGCGGCTGCGGCCGCGGGCCTGGTCGCGCTGGGGCTGCCGGCGGCGGCGGAGGCGCAGGCGGCGCCGTCGGTCCCGTGGCCGCTGCCGGTGCTGAACCCCGACGTCGCGCGCGACGCCGGGTACTTCGGCTACTGGACGAACGACCCCTGGAAGAACACCAACTACGGCTGCGCCTACGGCGTGGCCTCGGCGCTGCTCGCGTCCATCCGGAGCGCGCTCGGCCCGGGCTCGCCCTGGGACGGGCTGCCGCTCGAGATGTTCAAGTGGGGCAAGACCGGCTGCGTCGAGTCGGGCACGCTCTGCGGCGCGCTGGCCGGCGCGCTGCCCATCTTCTCCCTGGCCGCGCCGGCCTCGGTGGTGGAGATGGGCGGGGACCTCCTCCGCTGGTACCAGGAGACGCCGCTCCCGTCGATGGAGATGGACTGGCTCGACCCCAAGCGGCGCTACCCGCAGCAGGCGCAGAGCGTCTCCGGCTCGCCGCTGTGCCACATCTCGGTGTCGAGCTGGTGCAAGGTCTCCGGCAAGCTGTCCGGGTCCACCGACCGGAAGGCGCGCTGCGGGAAGATCACCGGCGACGTGGCCAAGATGGCGGCCATCATCCTCAACCGCTTCGGGTCGAGCTCGAAGTACGTGCCCATCTATGCGGCGCAGCCGGACCTCTACGCCGAGTGCGTCCACTGCCACATCGACGCGCCCCCGCCGCCCACCCCGGACGGCGTGCGGCTCAACAACAGCCTCGGCATCTCGAACTGCAAGACCTGCCACCCCGACGCGGCGCCGGTGATGAGCAAGAAGTAG